AATTTgtcaaataaaactaataattttcttatttctttgtttatttacagaAGAGGAGAGACCAAGACCAAGGTAACTGTgggatctgtctgtctgtctgtctgtcctgtgtgtctgtctgtctgtctgtctgtctgtctgttttacatTTTCACACACCTCTCTGGAGGAGCACTcgtccgattgtgatgaaactcgctCAGGACCTTCTTCAGTCACAATCTATTGAAaggatcagaatctgggggtgtGTGGcggtctgtctctgtctgtctggctgtctgtctctgtgtctgtctgtctgtctctgtctctctctggctgtctctgtgtctgtcacaTTTAGGAAACTACTTCCATTGTGGCTCAAAGAAGGAGCCGGCAGACCTTTGTAATCTATACAGATATTTGAGCCAACATGGCTGACACAGGGTGCAGTTTCCTGCGGTGTTAAGCCAGGTTATTACTCATGTGTttagtttgttgtgtttttagaCCGACTCCTCCTCAGCTTGCCCCTCCGAAGATTCCCGAGGGAGACAGAGTGGATTTCGATGTGAGTCCAATCCCGGTTCATTTCATATTTATAATTACTGTCTCTCGATCTCTTCAGTTATCAGATCTCAATCCAACTAAAATATCCCACAGCTACCACCAACataccaatgtgtgtgtgtctgtctgtctgtctgtgtgtctgtttgcctgtctgtttgtctgtgtctctctgtctgtctgtgcgtctctctgtccctctgtctctctccctgtctgtgtctctctgtctgtctgtgcatctctctgtccctctgtctctctccctgtctgtgtctctctgtctgtctgtgcgtctctctgtccctctgtctctctccctgtctgtgtgtctttctgtctgtctgtgcgtctctctgtctctctccctgtctgtgcgtctctctgtccctctccctgtctgtgtctctctgtctgtctgtgcatctctctgtccctctgtctctctccctggctgtgctctctgtctgtctgtgcatctctctgtccctctgtctctctccctgtctgtgtctctctgtctgtctgtgcatctctctgtccctctgtctctctccctgtctgtgtctctctgtctgtctgtgcgtctctgtccctctgtctctctccctgtctgtgtgtctcaggatATTCACAGGAAGCGGATGGAGAAGGATTTCGCGGAGCTCCAGACTCTCATCAATGCTCACTTTGAGCAGCGCCAGAAAGAGGAGGAAGAGCTGATCCAACTGAAGGACAGGATTGTGGGTATCTACCCCCCCCGAACCCCCCTCTCAAATTCACATTCAATTCAATAAAACGTTTATTGCTCATCGCTGTACAGAAATCACTCCCATTATgacacctctcctctctccctcctccctctctcctctctctcctctcccctctctctcctctctctcctctctctcctcttctctcctctcctctctccctcctctctcccctctcctctcctctcctctcctctcctctccctactctctctctctctctcctctctctcctcctctctctcccctctctcccctctccctctctcctctcctctctctcctctcctctctccctcctctctcctctcctctctcctctcccctctctcctctctcctctctcctctcctttctcctctcccctcctcttctctcctctctctccccccctctcctctctcctcctcctctccctccccctcccctcctctcccctccctctctcctctctctctcctctctctctctctctctctctcccctctcctctctctcccctctcctctctctcctctcctttctcctctcctctccctcctctctctcccctctcccctctcctctctcctctcctctctctcctctcctcctctccctcctctcccctctcctctctctcctctctctcctctcctcctctccctcctctcccctctctcctctctctcctctctctcctctcctttctcctctcccctcctcttctctcctctctccctcctctctcccctcctctctctcccctctcctctcatctctcatcctctctcctctctcctctctctcctctctctcctctctctctcctctcccctctctctctcctctctctctctcctctctctctcctctctctctcctctcctccctctctctcctctcccctcctctctctcccctctctcctctctctctcctctcctctctcaggagaATCGTCGTTCAGAGCGTGCGGCGCAGCAGAGGGTTCGAAGTGAGAAGGATCGCGATCGGCAGGTCCGCCTCGCGGTGAGTCACAGGCAGGAAGCTGCCTCCATTGTGTCTCTGACACGGTGCCGGCACCCGATTGTAACCTACACAGCATGAGAGCCAAGATGGCCGTCACAGGGCGCAGTTTCTTACATTTGAAGTCCCATTGCCAGGGTTGAATTGAATCGACTGCATTTGACTTTGGTTGAATGGACCCCTccccgctccctccctccctccccccctctctctcccctctctctctcaggaggaGAGGAAtcggaaggaggaggaggaggctaaGAAGCGGGCCGAGGACGAAGCGAAGAAGAAGAAGGTCCTGTCCAACATGGGGGCGCACTTCGGAGGCTTCCTGGCCAAGGTGAGACcccaacataccctcca
This sequence is a window from Acipenser ruthenus unplaced genomic scaffold, fAciRut3.2 maternal haplotype, whole genome shotgun sequence. Protein-coding genes within it:
- the LOC117970678 gene encoding troponin T, slow skeletal muscle-like (The sequence of the model RefSeq protein was modified relative to this genomic sequence to represent the inferred CDS: added 49 bases not found in genome assembly) is translated as MSDIEEQAEDYEEQQGEQEAEQDEGEHEQHEEEEERPRPRPTPPQLAPPKIPEGDRVDFDDIHRKRMEKDFAELQTLINAHFEQRQKEEEELIQLKDRIENRRSERAAQQRVRSEKDRDRQVRLAEERNRKEEEEAKKRAEDEAKKKKVLSNMGAHFGGFLAKAEHRRGKRQTGREIKKKTLAERKRALNIEGLREEGLREKAEELWNWIHQLESEKFDLMEKMMKQKYQINVLCNRITHAQKFTKKGAGKGRVVGRWK